The following proteins are co-located in the Triticum aestivum cultivar Chinese Spring chromosome 1A, IWGSC CS RefSeq v2.1, whole genome shotgun sequence genome:
- the LOC123046153 gene encoding uncharacterized protein: MEGGGVPSAQDVWDWEVLPDEHRSFYAETRAASRAHDGGEVLADHETEEPILPPPSQVDADNVDECKDIGVDVDVVPAGARSTQEDEEPAAPELLVSDGDGEEKFQPCVDAKEVDDDGKQMAAAEAVESELPPHEFAAGEEEEGKKEEDGAPPECVVFSVGKLRVNAVGALCSFGVAAATVCVFLVGGRLQHQKQHQHHQQQKIQLQFLGDDKRIQQVVQQTSRLNQAMSSMMGAGASTRANISFGGFYDGF, from the exons ATGGAGGGAGGAGGCGTTCCTTCCGCCCAGGACGTGTGggactgggaggtgctgcctgacGAGCACAGGAGCTTCTACGCCGAGACCAGGGCCGCATCCCGTGCCCACGACGGCGGCGAGGTTCTTGCCG ATCACGAAACCGAGGAACCGATCCTGCCTCCCCCGTCACAAGTCGACGCTGATAATGTTGACGAGTGCAAGGACATCGGCGTCGACGTCGACGTCGTGCCGGCCGGGGCCAGATCAACCCAAGAGGATGAGGAACCCGCGGCGCCGGAGCTGCTAGTCTCTGACGGCGACGGAGAGGAGAAGTTCCAGCCCTGTGTCGACGCCAAGGAGGTGGACGATGATGGCAAGCAGATGGCGGCGGCAGAGGCAGTGGAGTCAGAGCTTCCTCCTCACGAGTTcgccgcgggagaggaggaagagggcaaGAAGGAGGAGGACGGGGCGCCGCCGGAGTGCGTGGTGTTCAGCGTGGGGAAGCTGCGCGTGAACGCGGTCGGGGCGCTGTGCTCGTTCGGGGTCGCGGCGGCCACCGTCTGCGTTTTCCTCGTCGGCGGCAGGCTGCAGCACCAGAAGCAGCACCAGCACCACCAGCAGCAGAAGATCCAGCTGCAGTTCCTTGGCGATGATAAG AGAATTCAGCAGGTGGTGCAGCAGACATCGAGGCTGAACCAGGCCATGTCATCTATGATGGGGGCAGGCGCGTCCACAAGGGCCAACATATCGTTCGGTGGCTTCTACGACGGCTTCTGA
- the LOC123046143 gene encoding uncharacterized protein codes for MLLRSLLRRGAAAVSAGGGRAPAARPDPPASLASLLLVSRSYAKAKGGGKPAASTSNRGKVRVKDPKGVASEDASASGESAASAGGADEIDAEFEMPTDPLPPTYDPAVDVGPGGRPLFAFTDTFASFSHRGANAYVDFTLDEWKAMLPEGLPAGMMKEFQDTRRCAVMVRESFLDLRDNFRRIVDPAITAKRKETKRQIILDGPRSCGKSIALAMLVHWARTEGWLVFYVPQGKDWTHGGFFYRNTYSDLFDTPVQAGKVLQDFLKYNETRLQQLPCQTFESIPLGEGTGVGMMKGADTVEMPEGSTLYDLIQTGITHSHAAVGVVVRLRKELSHVKDVPVLFAIDQYNSWFTFTEYQEPVTVRSCRSIHAKELTTVNAYRSMLHNDMMVGAFSHSTAVGKLRQELPDVPSDARLLFPRYTVDEAETVCHYYMRQKIIRRESFSEEKWKKIYYLSNGNGSEMRWLAAFI; via the exons ATGCTCCTTCGCTCGCTCCTCCGCCGCGGCGCCGCCGCGGTTTCGGCCGGCGGCGGCCGCGCTCCCGCCGCGCGCCCGGACCCGCCCGCTTCCCTAGCTTCCCTCCTCCTGGTCTCCCGCTCCTACGCGAAGGCCAAGGGTGGGGGCAAGCCGGCGGCGTCCACTAGTAACCGTGGCAAGGTCCGTGTCAAGGATCCCAAAGGCGTGGCGTCCGAGGACGCATCCGCTTCAGGGGAATCCGCCGCATCCGCTGGCGGGGCAGACGAGATCGACGCCGAGTTCGAGATGCCCACCGATCCGCTGCCCCCGACCTACGACCCGGCGGTCGACGTCGGGCCCGGCGGTCGGCCGCTCTTCGCCTTCACCGACACCTTTGCGTCCTTCTCCCACCGCGGCGCCAATGCCTACGTCGATTTCAC TTTGGATGAATGGAAAGCCATGCTACCAGAGGGATTGCCAGCAGGGATGATGAAGGAGTTTCAAGACACGAGGCGGTGCGCTGTGATGGTGAGGGAAAGCTTCCTAGACCTGCGGGATAACTTCCGGAGAATTGTTGATCCGGCCATTACAGCCAAACGCAAAG AGACCAAAAGACAAATTATCTTGGATGGCCCTCGGAGTTGTGGTAAAAGCATTGCACTTGCGATGCTTGTGCACTGGGCCCGTACTGAGGGATGGCTGGTGTTCTATGTTCCCCAAGGGAAGGATTGGACTCATGGAGGATTTTTCTATAGAAATACCTACAGTGATCTTTTTGATACTCCTGTACAGGCTGGAAAGGTTTTGCAG GATTTTTTGAAATACAACGAAACTCGCTTACAGCAGTTACCATGTCAAACTTTTGAGTCTATTCCCCTGGGAGAAGGTACTGGTGTTGGAATGATGAAAGGGGCTGACACAGTGGAAATGCCAGAAGGGTCCACATTGTATGATCTCATTCAAACTGGGATAACCCACTCGCATGCTGCAGTTGGTGTTGTAGTTCGTTTAAGAAAGGAGCTATCACATGTTAAAGATGTGCCTGTACTGTTTGCCATTGATCAG TATAACAGTTGGTTTACATTCACCGAGTACCAGGAGCCTGTAACTGTTAGATCCTGTCGATCTATCCACGCGAAAGAGCTTACAACG GTCAATGCTTATAGGTCAATGCTTCACAATGATATGATGGTAGGAGCCTTCTCACATTCAACCGCAGTTGGCAAACTAAGACAGGAGCTCCCGGATGTTCCTTCTGATGCTCGTCTGCTTTTTCCACGGTACACCGTAGATGAAGCAGAGACTGTGTGCCACTATTATATGAG GCAAAAGATTATTCGACGTGAAAGTTTTTCAGAAGAGAAGTGGAAAAAGATATACTATTTGTCAAATGGAAACGGCTCAGAGATGAGGTGGCTTGCTGCGTTTATATGA